A stretch of Triticum aestivum cultivar Chinese Spring chromosome 1D, IWGSC CS RefSeq v2.1, whole genome shotgun sequence DNA encodes these proteins:
- the LOC123157662 gene encoding uncharacterized protein: MAPYPLNNASNSSYMLLRVLFFRLVLGLQVESSLSMEIIAFWLWLQQGNGQVGYLQHIYSLGDNHFRAIVSSAKRFLEVLHFAFGGSEARSIPRSDFQNQAIEGISLYLNTICYEALEDLRERIEMNFVRNQMTYLRREAYGQSRTDRVPTASSMTDLYQEAYGESSHEQIPNISMTDLYQEAYGESSHEQIPNISMTDLYQEAYGESSHEQIPNSSMTDLYQEAYGESSHEQIPNSSKHLLTKIKALYANNPKHHGEGTSSRNIRFQTSQMRHGEGSNSRNIHPQTSRMLHHDTEDEVYDYQPTSRLVTLLDKLSLRENHNDAITQDLSDVPPDERTLFVTFSNGYPLTKDELHEFFMRHYGDIEEISVEEPIESRPPLYAHVTFYSQMTLFRVLDGNMRVKFMTRGKHLWARQFVPKKKKTDV, encoded by the exons ATGGCACCATATCCACTGAATAATGCTTCAAATTCTTCCTATATGCTACTTCGAGTGTTGTTCTTTCGTTTGGTCCTTGGTCTTCAAGTTGAGTCTTCCCTTTCCATGGAGATAATTGCCTTTTGGTTGTGGCTCCAACAAGGGAATGGCCAAGTTGGTTACCTTCAGCACATATACTCTCTTGGTGACAACCATTTTCGCGCAATTGTTTCTTCTGCAAAACGTTTTCTGGAAGTTCTTCATTTTGCATTCGGTGGTTCAGAGGCCAGATCTATACCAAGAAGTGACTTTCAGAACCAAGCTATTGAAGGAATTTCTCTCTACCTCAATACTATCTGTTATGAGGCCTTAGAAGATCTTCGAGAAAGGATAGAGATGAATTTTGTCCGTAATCAGATGACATACCTACGTCGAGAAGCCTATGGACAGTCCAGGACTGATCGGGTTCCTACTGCAAGCTCG ATGACAGATCTATACCAAGAGGCCTATGGAGAATCATCGCATGAACAGATTCCTAATATCTCA ATGACAGATCTATACCAAGAGGCCTACGGAGAATCATCGCATGAACAGATTCCTAATATCTCA ATGACAGATCTATACCAAGAGGCCTATGGAGAATCATCACATGAACAGATTCCTAATAGCTCG ATGACAGATCTATACCAAGAGGCCTATGGAGAATCATCGCATGAACAAATTCCTAATAGCTCA AAACACCTTCTTACCAAGATCAAGGCTTTGTATGCAAACAATCCGAAGCATCATGGAGAAGGCACAAGTTCTAGAAATATCCGTTTTCAAACAAGTCAAATGCGTCATGGAGAAGGCTCAAATTCAAGAAATATCCATCCTCAAACAAGTCGTATGCTCCACCATGATACAGAGGACGAAGTATATGATTATCAGCCAACCTCCCGTTTGGTCACATTGCTGGATAAGTTGAGCTTAAGAGAGAACCATAATGATGCA ATCACGCAAGACCTATCTGATGTTCCACCTGATGAGAGAACTTTGTTCGTGACATTTTCTAATGGCTATCCACTGACCAAGGATGAACTACATGAATTTTTTATGAG GCACTATGGAGATATTGAAGAAATAAGTGTAGAGGAGCCAATAGAAAGTAGGCCACCACTGTACGCACACGTTACATTTTACTCACAGATGACACTCTTCCGTGTTCTAGATGGGAATATGAGAGTCAAGTTCATGACCAGGGGAAAACATCTATGGGCTCGACAGTTTGTgccaaagaagaagaaaactgaTGTCTGA